One part of the Anopheles coustani chromosome 2, idAnoCousDA_361_x.2, whole genome shotgun sequence genome encodes these proteins:
- the LOC131263933 gene encoding 27 kDa hemolymph protein isoform X2, with translation MFAKNLLRFALLAFIANAIADVSNQIDVDAIRERLPANLPLPSMDEVEKLLRDKCTAAGAPTDAYDNAKSAAQTFFECGQGLIDIDQFQQEVEAAKPTGDLDTVFNKYCRKRSTLIECVNTFANAVDPCLESEEKVFKTSGLDIFKNLLNFVCHKDGDQIALFIAEKGPECFLEQKDDLIACVNNTFSGYVPETTLTSIPKLVLGPKQCEDFTKLQNCMVRELEQCDESTPANLVESLFRYVRKGSPCASNSGRK, from the exons ATGTTTGCAAAAAACCTTCTCCGCTTCGCTCTGTTAGCTTTTATCG CTAACGCGATCGCCGACGTGTCGAACCAAATCGATGTGGACGCTATACGCGAGCGTCTGCCAGCGAATCTTCCGCTTCCGTCCATGGACGAGGTGGAGAAGCTTCTGCGGGACAAATGCACGGCGGCTGGGGCACCGACCGACGCGTACGACAATGCCAAATCCGCCGCCCAAACGTTTTTCGAGTGCGGCCAAGGGCTGATCGATATTGATCAGTTTCAGCAGGAAGTGGAAGCGGCCAAACCAACCGGCGATCTGGACACCGTCTTCAACAAATACTGCCGCAAACGATCGACGCTGATCGAGTGTGTAAACACGTTCGCCAACGCAGTCGACCCGTGTCTGGAGTCGGAAGAGAAAGTCTTCAAAACGTCGGGCTTGGACATCTTCAAGAATCTGCTCAACTTCGTCTGCCACAAGGATGGGGATCAGATTGCAC TGTTTATTGCCGAGAAAGGTCCTGAGTGCTTCCTCGAGCAGAAGGATGATTTGATCGCCTGCGTCAATAACACATTCTCGGGGTACGTTCCGGAGACCACCTTAACCAGCATCCCGAAGCTGGTGCTCGGCCCCAAGCAATGCGA GGACTTTACGAAGCTGCAAAACTGCATGGTGCGCGAGCTGGAGCAGTGCGATGAATCCACCCCGGCCAACCTGGTCGAGTCTCTCTTCCGATACGTGAGAAAAGGATCTCCGTGTGCG AGCAATTCCGGTCGCAAGTAA
- the LOC131263933 gene encoding 27 kDa hemolymph protein isoform X1 → MFAKNLLRFALLAFIAANAIADVSNQIDVDAIRERLPANLPLPSMDEVEKLLRDKCTAAGAPTDAYDNAKSAAQTFFECGQGLIDIDQFQQEVEAAKPTGDLDTVFNKYCRKRSTLIECVNTFANAVDPCLESEEKVFKTSGLDIFKNLLNFVCHKDGDQIALFIAEKGPECFLEQKDDLIACVNNTFSGYVPETTLTSIPKLVLGPKQCEDFTKLQNCMVRELEQCDESTPANLVESLFRYVRKGSPCASNSGRK, encoded by the exons ATGTTTGCAAAAAACCTTCTCCGCTTCGCTCTGTTAGCTTTTATCG CAGCTAACGCGATCGCCGACGTGTCGAACCAAATCGATGTGGACGCTATACGCGAGCGTCTGCCAGCGAATCTTCCGCTTCCGTCCATGGACGAGGTGGAGAAGCTTCTGCGGGACAAATGCACGGCGGCTGGGGCACCGACCGACGCGTACGACAATGCCAAATCCGCCGCCCAAACGTTTTTCGAGTGCGGCCAAGGGCTGATCGATATTGATCAGTTTCAGCAGGAAGTGGAAGCGGCCAAACCAACCGGCGATCTGGACACCGTCTTCAACAAATACTGCCGCAAACGATCGACGCTGATCGAGTGTGTAAACACGTTCGCCAACGCAGTCGACCCGTGTCTGGAGTCGGAAGAGAAAGTCTTCAAAACGTCGGGCTTGGACATCTTCAAGAATCTGCTCAACTTCGTCTGCCACAAGGATGGGGATCAGATTGCAC TGTTTATTGCCGAGAAAGGTCCTGAGTGCTTCCTCGAGCAGAAGGATGATTTGATCGCCTGCGTCAATAACACATTCTCGGGGTACGTTCCGGAGACCACCTTAACCAGCATCCCGAAGCTGGTGCTCGGCCCCAAGCAATGCGA GGACTTTACGAAGCTGCAAAACTGCATGGTGCGCGAGCTGGAGCAGTGCGATGAATCCACCCCGGCCAACCTGGTCGAGTCTCTCTTCCGATACGTGAGAAAAGGATCTCCGTGTGCG AGCAATTCCGGTCGCAAGTAA